A section of the Castanea sativa cultivar Marrone di Chiusa Pesio chromosome 12, ASM4071231v1 genome encodes:
- the LOC142619559 gene encoding putative metal-nicotianamine transporter YSL7, with translation MGKNEREENDFGPENHNQEEEEEKKKKQLKEEELSVERIFENQEVPSWRKQLTLRAFVVSFVLSILFSVIVMKLNLTTGIIPSLNVSAGLLGFFFVKTWTKLLHKSGLLRQPFTRQENTVIQTCVVASSGIAFSGGFGSYLFAMSERIAKQSTDTLDFKKLSLGWIIGFLFVVSFLGLFSVVPLRKIMIIDFKLTYPSGSATAHLINSFHTPQGAKLAKKQVRELGKFFTFSFLWGFFQWFYTAGDNCGFASFPSLGLKAFDNRFFFDFSATYVGVGMICPYIVNISVLLGGIISWGLMWPLIEDRKGDWYSADLSSGSMSGIQGYRVFIAIAMILGDGLYNFIKVLSRTLLGLFHQLRYKDVSSELPVADHSSDVSSQSQLSYDDKRRTQLFLKDQIPIMFAVGGYVAIASISMATLPHIFHQLKWYYIFVIYIFAPALAFCNAYGCGLTDWSLASTYGKLAIFIIGAWAGAAHGGVLAGLAACGVMMNIVSTASDLMQDFKTGYLTLASPRSMFVSQIIGTAMGCVISPCVFWLFYKAFDDLGQPGSQYPAPNAVVFRNIVLLGVKGFSSLPKNCLLLCYVFFGAAILINLIKDLVGKKWGRFIPLPMAMAIPFYIGSYFAIDMCLGSLILFVWEKINKAKADALAPAVASGLICGDGIWTLPASILALAGVKPPICMKFLSRGNNAKVDTFLGS, from the exons aTGGGTAAAAATGAGAGGGAGGAGAATGATTTTGGTCCAGAAAATCACAAccaggaggaggaggaggagaagaagaagaagcagctgAAAGAAGAAGAGCTGTCAGTGGAGAGGATATTTGAGAACCAAGAGGTGCCGTCATGGAGAAAGCAGCTGACGTTGAGAGCCTTTGTGGTGAGCTTTGTGTTGAGCATACTGTTCAGCGTCATAGTCATGAAACTCAATCTCACCACAGGTATTATACCTTCTCTCAATGTCTCTGCTGGACTCTTGGGCTTCTTCTTCGTCAAGACTTGGACCAAGTTACTTCACAAATCTGGCCTTTTGAGACAGCCCTTTACAAGGCAAGAAAACACTGTTATCCAGACCTGTGTTGTTGCCTCCTCCGGAATCGCCTTTAGTG GAGGTTTTGGAAGCTACCTCTTTGCAATGAGTGAACGTATAGCCAAACAATCAACAGATACACTTgatttcaaaaaactatctttgggATGGATCATTGGCTTTCTCTTTGTAGTCAGCTTTCTTGGACTCTTCTCGGTGGTGCCTCTTCGAAAG ATTATGATAATAGACTTCAAACTGACGTATCCAAGTGGTTCTGCAACTGCTCATCTTATCAACAGCTTCCACACACCTCAAGGAGCCAAGCTAGCAAA GAAACAAGTGAGAGAGTTGGGCAAATTTTTCACCTTCAGCTTTTTATGGGGTTTCTTTCAGTGGTTCTATACTGCTGGAGATAATTGTGGGTTTGCAAGTTTTCCTTCATTAGGGCTTAAAGCGTTTGATAACAG atttttttttgatttctcAGCAACATATGTTGGTGTGGGAATGATTTGCCCCTATATTGTAAATATATCAGTTCTGCTTGGAGGGATTATTTCTTGGGGTCTGATGTGGCCCCTCATAGAAGATAGAAAAGGTGACTGGTATAGTGCAGACCTCAGCTCAGGCAGCATGAGTGGTATTCAAGGTTACAGG GTATTTATCGCCATAGCCATGATCCTGGGAGATGGTCTATATAACTTCATCAAGGTTCTAAGTCGAACCCTCTTAGGTTTGTTTCATCAGCTCCGGTACAAAGATGTGAGCTCTGAACTCCCTGTTGCAGACCATTCTTCTGATGTGAGCTCTCAGTCTCAGCTCTCATATGATGACAAGCGACGGACCCAACTCTTTCTCAAAGATCAAATTCCAATAATGTTTGCTGTTGGAGGCTATGTTGCTATTGCTTCCATCTCTATGGCCACTCTTCCACATATCTTTCACCAACTCAAATGGTATTACATATTCGTCATCTATATATTCGCACCCGCATTGGCTTTCTGTAATGCATATGGTTGTGGGCTCACTGATTGGTCCCTTGCATCCACATACGGAAAGCTTGCCATCTTTATTATTGGAGCATGGGCGGGTGCCGCACATGGTGGAGTTCTTGCAGGCCTAGCAGCTTGTGGAGTAATGATGAACATTGTCTCGACAGCCTCTGACTTAATGCAGGATTTCAAGACTGGCTACTTGACACTGGCTTCACCCCGCTCTATGTTTGTGAGCCAAATAATCGGCACAGCAATGGGCTGTGTGATTTCCCCTTGTGTGTTTTGGCTATTTTACAAGGCCTTTGATGACCTTGGGCAACCTGGAAGTCAATACCCTGCTCCTAATGCTGTTGTGTTCCGCAACATTGTTTTGTTGGGGGTAAAGGGCTTCTCAAGTCTGCCAAAGAATTGCCTTCTACTCTGTTATGTGTTCTTTGGTGCAGCCATTCTAATCAATTTGATTAAAGATTTGGTGGGTAAAAAGTGGGGACGGTTCATTCCACTTCCAATGGCTATGGCAATACCTTTCTATATAGGATCATATTTTGCCATTGATATGTGTCTTGGAAGCTTAATATTGTTTGTGtgggaaaaaataaacaagGCCAAGGCAGATGCATTAGCACCTGCGGTAGCCTCTGGTTTGATATGTGGGGATGGGATATGGACTTTGCCTGCTTCTATCCTTGCTCTGGCTGGGGTTAAGCCACCAATTTGTATGAAGTTTCTGTCAAGAGGGAATAATGCTAAGGTTGATACATTCTTAGGATCATAG